A single window of Podarcis raffonei isolate rPodRaf1 chromosome 9, rPodRaf1.pri, whole genome shotgun sequence DNA harbors:
- the TEX261 gene encoding protein TEX261 isoform X1, whose translation MWFMYALSWLALLIQAAFVTLGIAAGLYYLAELIEEYTVATSRIIKYMIWFSTAVLVGLYLFEHFPGLMVGVGLFTNLVYFGLLQTFPFIMLTSPNFILSCVLVVLNHYLAFQYFAEEYYPFSELGRMCCLPRCNQETMWYRTTSRKGREGSGLAFWSSSRSLRKPSCPAARRCIEPSSQPPLSVFCSRGNTLTPSEARGPWAAAFPSPFCLSKGHAWDEQTVNCQASSCRPGRPTLRGGCAFLTACLWPRKAVALSKSGSCIS comes from the exons ATGTGGTTCATGTACGCGCTGAGCTGGCTCGCGCTGCTCATCCAGGCCGCCTTCGTCACGCTCGGCATCG CGGCTGGCTTGTACTACTTGGCCGAGTTGATAGAAGAGTACACAGTGGCAACCAGCAGGATCATTAAGTACATGATCTGG TTCTCCACAGCTGTGCTGGTTGGGCTGTACCTCTTTGAGCACTTCCCAGGCCTCATGGTGGGAGTGGGCCTCTTCACCAACCTGGTCTATTTTGGATTGCTGCAGACCTTCCCTTTCATCATGCTCACCTCTCCAAACTTCATCCTGTCCTGCG TGTTGGTTGTGCTGAACCACTATTTAGCGTTCCAGTATTTTGCGGAAGAGTATTACCCGTTCTCAGAG CTGGGGAGAATGTGCTGCCTTCCACGGTGCAACCAGGAG ACGATGTGGTATCGAACTACTTCACGAAAGGGAAGAGAGGGAAGCGGTCTGGCATTCTGGTCATCTTCTCGTTCATTAAGGAAGCCATCTTGCCCAGCCGCCAGAAGATGTATTGAGCCCTCCTCCCAGCCGCCCCTCAGTGTCTTCTGTTCACGAGGGAACACACTCACCCCAAGTGAAGCGAGAGGTCCCTGGGCCGCGGCCTTCCCCTCACCCTTTTGCCTGTCCAAGGGACACGCTTGGGACGAACAGACCGTAAATTGCCAGGCAAGCAGCTGCAGACCTGGGCGGCCCACTCTCCGGGGCGGTTGTGCTTTCTTGACAGCCTGCTTGTGGCCAAGGAAGGCAGTAGCCCTGTCCAAATCTGGATCCTGCATCTCTTAA
- the TEX261 gene encoding protein TEX261 isoform X3: MWFMYALSWLALLIQAAFVTLGIAAGLYYLAELIEEYTVATSRIIKYMIWFSTAVLVGLYLFEHFPGLMVGVGLFTNLVYFGLLQTFPFIMLTSPNFILSCGACLLHLLPVANPLCLLCFLVSWGECAAFHGATRRRCGIELLHEREEREAVWHSGHLLVH, translated from the exons ATGTGGTTCATGTACGCGCTGAGCTGGCTCGCGCTGCTCATCCAGGCCGCCTTCGTCACGCTCGGCATCG CGGCTGGCTTGTACTACTTGGCCGAGTTGATAGAAGAGTACACAGTGGCAACCAGCAGGATCATTAAGTACATGATCTGG TTCTCCACAGCTGTGCTGGTTGGGCTGTACCTCTTTGAGCACTTCCCAGGCCTCATGGTGGGAGTGGGCCTCTTCACCAACCTGGTCTATTTTGGATTGCTGCAGACCTTCCCTTTCATCATGCTCACCTCTCCAAACTTCATCCTGTCCTGCG GTGCTTGCCTACTTCACCTTCTGCCTGTGGCTAATCCCCTTTGCCTTCTTTGTTTCCTTGTCAGCTGGGGAGAATGTGCTGCCTTCCACGGTGCAACCAGGAG ACGATGTGGTATCGAACTACTTCACGAAAGGGAAGAGAGGGAAGCGGTCTGGCATTCTGGTCATCTTCTCGTTCATTAA
- the TEX261 gene encoding protein TEX261 isoform X2, whose translation MWFMYALSWLALLIQAAFVTLGIAAGLYYLAELIEEYTVATSRIIKYMIWFSTAVLVGLYLFEHFPGLMVGVGLFTNLVYFGLLQTFPFIMLTSPNFILSCVLVVLNHYLAFQYFAEEYYPFSEVLAYFTFCLWLIPFAFFVSLSAGENVLPSTVQPGDDVVSNYFTKGKRGKRSGILVIFSFIKEAILPSRQKMY comes from the exons ATGTGGTTCATGTACGCGCTGAGCTGGCTCGCGCTGCTCATCCAGGCCGCCTTCGTCACGCTCGGCATCG CGGCTGGCTTGTACTACTTGGCCGAGTTGATAGAAGAGTACACAGTGGCAACCAGCAGGATCATTAAGTACATGATCTGG TTCTCCACAGCTGTGCTGGTTGGGCTGTACCTCTTTGAGCACTTCCCAGGCCTCATGGTGGGAGTGGGCCTCTTCACCAACCTGGTCTATTTTGGATTGCTGCAGACCTTCCCTTTCATCATGCTCACCTCTCCAAACTTCATCCTGTCCTGCG TGTTGGTTGTGCTGAACCACTATTTAGCGTTCCAGTATTTTGCGGAAGAGTATTACCCGTTCTCAGAG GTGCTTGCCTACTTCACCTTCTGCCTGTGGCTAATCCCCTTTGCCTTCTTTGTTTCCTTGTCAGCTGGGGAGAATGTGCTGCCTTCCACGGTGCAACCAGGAG ACGATGTGGTATCGAACTACTTCACGAAAGGGAAGAGAGGGAAGCGGTCTGGCATTCTGGTCATCTTCTCGTTCATTAAGGAAGCCATCTTGCCCAGCCGCCAGAAGATGTATTGA